One window of Metopolophium dirhodum isolate CAU chromosome 3, ASM1992520v1, whole genome shotgun sequence genomic DNA carries:
- the LOC132941039 gene encoding histone H2B-like translates to MAPGGKSAGKAMKKSSGKAQKNIAKSDKKRKPKRKESYAIYIYKVLKQVHPDTGVSSKAMSIMNSFVNDLFERIAAESSRLAHYNKRSTITSREIQTAVRLLLPGELAKHAVSEGTKAVTKYTSSK, encoded by the coding sequence ATGGCTCCAGGAGGAAAATCGGCGGGCAAAGCAATGAAGAAGTCGTCCGGCAAGGCACAAAAGAACATCGCCAAGTCCGACAAGAAGCGCAAGCCCAAGAGGAAAGAATCGTACGCAATTTACATCTACAAAGTGTTGAAACAAGTACATCCCGACACCGGAGTCTCGTCCAAAGCCATGAGCATCATGAACAGCTTCGTCAACGACCTGTTCGAGCGCATCGCCGCCGAATCCAGTCGTCTGGCCCACTACAACAAACGTTCGACCATTACCAGCCGGGAAATCCAAACTGCCGTCCGACTCTTGTTGCCCGGTGAATTGGCCAAGCACGCCGTCAGTGAAGGAACCAAGGCTGTGACCAAGTACACCAGCTCCAAATAA